The following proteins are encoded in a genomic region of Mycolicibacterium rutilum:
- a CDS encoding glycerol-3-phosphate dehydrogenase/oxidase, protein MSDPIPANGQTLLGPQQRADAWQRLGSEQFDVVVIGGGVVGAGAALDASTRGLKVALVEARDFASGTSSRSSKMFHGGLRYLEQLEFGLVREALHERELSLTTLAPHLVKPLQFLFPLTNRWWERPYVAAGIFLYDQLGGAKSVPAQKHLTKSGALRLAPGLKRSSLIGGIRYYDTVVDDARHTMTVARTAAHYGAVVRTSTQVVSLLREGDRVIGVQVRDSEDGAVTEVRGHVVVNATGVWTDEIQALSKQRGRFRVRASKGVHIVVPRDRIVSEVAIILRTEKSVLFVIPWGTHWIIGTTDTDWNLDLAHPAATKADIDYILETVNTVLATPLTHDDIDGVYAGLRPLLAGESEETSKLSREHAVAVPAPGLVAIAGGKYTTYRVMGEDAIDAAAEYIPARVAPSITEKVPLMGADGYFALINQTQSVGKHYDLHPYRVRHLLDRYGSLIGEVLQMAEGRPELLTPITEAPVYLKVEAWYAAAAEGALHLEDILARRMRISIEYPHRGVDCAREVAETVAPVLGWSAEDIDREVTTYLARVDAEIRSQQEPDDESADALRAAAPEARAEILEPVPLN, encoded by the coding sequence GTGAGTGACCCGATCCCCGCGAACGGACAGACCCTGCTGGGACCTCAACAGCGGGCAGACGCCTGGCAGCGGTTGGGCAGCGAACAGTTCGACGTCGTGGTGATCGGCGGGGGAGTCGTCGGTGCCGGGGCCGCGCTGGACGCGTCGACCCGCGGTCTGAAGGTGGCGCTGGTCGAGGCCCGCGACTTCGCGTCGGGCACCTCGAGCCGCTCGTCGAAGATGTTCCACGGCGGGCTGCGCTACCTCGAGCAGTTGGAGTTCGGCCTCGTGCGCGAGGCGCTGCACGAGCGCGAACTGTCGTTGACGACGTTGGCGCCGCACCTGGTCAAGCCGTTGCAGTTTCTGTTCCCGCTGACCAACCGGTGGTGGGAGCGTCCCTACGTGGCGGCGGGCATCTTCCTCTACGATCAGCTCGGCGGCGCGAAATCGGTTCCGGCGCAGAAACATTTGACGAAGTCGGGTGCGCTGCGGCTGGCGCCCGGGCTGAAGCGGTCCTCGCTGATCGGCGGGATCCGGTACTACGACACGGTGGTCGACGACGCGCGGCACACCATGACGGTCGCGCGCACGGCCGCGCACTACGGGGCCGTGGTGCGCACCTCGACGCAGGTGGTGTCGCTGCTGCGGGAGGGCGACCGGGTGATCGGTGTGCAGGTGCGCGACTCCGAGGACGGTGCGGTCACCGAGGTGCGCGGGCACGTCGTGGTCAACGCCACCGGTGTGTGGACCGACGAGATCCAGGCGCTGTCCAAGCAGCGCGGCCGGTTTCGGGTGCGCGCCTCCAAAGGTGTGCACATCGTGGTGCCGCGCGACCGGATCGTCAGCGAGGTGGCCATCATCCTGCGCACCGAGAAGTCGGTGCTGTTCGTCATCCCGTGGGGCACGCACTGGATCATCGGAACCACCGACACCGACTGGAATCTCGACCTGGCACACCCGGCCGCGACCAAGGCCGACATCGACTACATCCTCGAAACGGTCAACACCGTGCTCGCCACGCCCCTGACGCACGACGACATCGACGGCGTGTACGCCGGGCTGCGCCCGCTGCTGGCCGGCGAGAGCGAGGAGACCTCGAAGCTGTCGCGCGAGCACGCGGTCGCGGTGCCCGCACCCGGGCTGGTGGCGATCGCCGGCGGTAAGTACACGACGTACCGGGTGATGGGGGAGGACGCGATCGACGCGGCCGCCGAGTACATCCCCGCCCGGGTGGCGCCGTCGATCACCGAGAAGGTGCCGCTGATGGGGGCCGACGGATACTTCGCGCTGATCAACCAGACCCAAAGTGTCGGAAAGCATTACGACCTGCACCCGTACCGGGTGCGCCATCTGCTGGACCGCTACGGGTCGCTGATCGGCGAGGTGCTGCAGATGGCCGAGGGACGGCCCGAACTGCTCACTCCGATCACCGAGGCGCCGGTCTATCTCAAGGTCGAGGCCTGGTACGCCGCGGCCGCCGAGGGCGCCCTGCACCTCGAGGACATCCTGGCCCGCCGGATGCGGATCTCGATCGAGTATCCGCACCGCGGCGTGGACTGCGCCCGCGAGGTCGCCGAAACCGTTGCGCCCGTGCTGGGTTGGAGCGCCGAGGACATCGACCGGGAAGTGACGACCTATTTGGCCCGGGTGGACGCCGAGATCCGGTCGCAGCAGGAGCCCGACGACGAGTCCGCCGACGCGCTGCGTGCGGCCGCGCCGGAGGCCCGCGCCGAGATCCTCGAGCCGGTGCCGTTGAATTGA
- a CDS encoding NAD(P)H-quinone dehydrogenase encodes MATRIVIIGGGPAGYEAALVAAARGPEVAEVTVVDSDGLGGACVLWDCVPSKTFIASTGVRTELRRAPDLGYALEFSDAEISLPKINDRVKKLAAAQSADIAERLRNEGVTLIAGRGELIDDQPGMATHSVKVTCHDGTTTTLRADVVLIATGASPRVLRGAEPDGERILNWRQLYDLEKLPEHLVVVGSGVTGAEFVNAYTELGVKVTVVASRDQILPHEDSDAAGVLEEALASRGVTLVKNARAQSVTRHGDGVLVTMTDGRTVEGSHALMTVGSVPNTSGLGLERVGIELEPGAYLKVDRVSRTPVPGIYAAGDCTGLMLLASVAAMQGRIAMYHVLGEGLEPIRLRTVAAAVFTRPEIAAVGVPQSKIDDGSVAARTVMLPLNTNARAKMSGLRRGFVKIFCRPATGVVIGGVVVAPIASELIMPIALAVQNGNDVEDLAQTFSVYPSLSGSITEAGRQLMARDDLD; translated from the coding sequence GTGGCAACCCGCATCGTGATCATCGGCGGCGGGCCCGCCGGCTATGAGGCGGCGTTGGTCGCCGCGGCCCGTGGACCGGAGGTCGCCGAGGTCACCGTCGTCGATTCCGACGGTCTGGGCGGCGCGTGCGTGCTCTGGGACTGCGTGCCGTCGAAGACCTTCATCGCGTCGACCGGTGTGCGCACCGAACTGCGTCGCGCGCCCGACCTCGGCTACGCGCTGGAGTTCTCCGACGCCGAGATCTCGCTGCCCAAGATCAACGACCGCGTCAAGAAGCTGGCCGCCGCGCAGTCCGCCGACATCGCCGAGCGGCTGCGCAACGAAGGCGTGACGCTGATCGCCGGGCGCGGCGAACTCATCGACGACCAGCCCGGAATGGCCACCCACAGCGTCAAGGTGACCTGCCACGACGGCACCACGACCACGCTGCGGGCCGACGTCGTGCTGATCGCGACCGGCGCCAGCCCGCGGGTGCTGCGCGGCGCCGAACCCGACGGCGAGCGCATCCTGAACTGGCGCCAGCTCTACGACCTGGAGAAACTGCCCGAGCACCTGGTGGTCGTCGGTTCCGGTGTGACCGGCGCGGAGTTCGTCAACGCCTACACCGAACTCGGGGTCAAGGTGACGGTAGTGGCCAGCCGCGACCAGATCCTGCCGCACGAGGACTCCGACGCGGCCGGGGTGCTGGAGGAGGCGTTGGCCTCGCGCGGCGTGACGCTGGTCAAGAACGCCCGCGCCCAGTCGGTGACCCGCCACGGTGACGGCGTCCTGGTCACGATGACCGACGGGCGCACCGTCGAGGGCAGCCACGCGCTGATGACGGTCGGATCGGTGCCCAACACCAGCGGCCTCGGTCTCGAGCGCGTCGGCATCGAACTGGAACCGGGCGCCTATCTGAAGGTCGACCGGGTCTCGCGGACCCCGGTGCCGGGGATCTACGCCGCCGGCGACTGCACCGGGCTGATGCTGCTGGCGTCCGTCGCGGCGATGCAGGGCCGGATCGCGATGTATCACGTGCTCGGCGAGGGGCTCGAACCGATCCGGCTGCGCACGGTGGCCGCCGCGGTGTTCACCCGCCCCGAGATCGCCGCGGTCGGGGTGCCGCAGTCCAAGATCGACGACGGTTCGGTGGCGGCCCGCACGGTCATGCTGCCGCTGAACACCAACGCCCGGGCCAAGATGTCGGGCCTGCGCCGCGGCTTCGTCAAGATCTTCTGCCGCCCGGCCACCGGCGTGGTGATCGGCGGGGTGGTCGTCGCGCCGATCGCCTCGGAGCTGATCATGCCGATCGCGCTGGCGGTGCAGAACGGCAACGACGTGGAGGACCTGGCGCAGACGTTCTCGGTGTATCCGTCGCTGTCGGGTTCGATCACCGAAGCGGGCCGGCAGCTGATGGCGCGCGACGATTTGGATTGA
- a CDS encoding gamma-glutamylcyclotransferase, producing the protein MPIYAAYGSNMHPEQMMERAPHSPMAGTGWLHGWRLTFGGEDIGWEGALATIVEDPASSVFVVLYDVTREDEENLDRWEGSELGFHKKIRCRVHRTASDTDFEPVLAWLYVVDAWEGGLPSARYLGVVADAAEIAGAPAEYVHDLRTRPARNIGPGTSD; encoded by the coding sequence GTGCCGATCTACGCCGCCTACGGGTCGAACATGCATCCCGAGCAGATGATGGAGCGCGCACCGCACTCGCCGATGGCGGGCACCGGGTGGCTGCACGGCTGGCGGCTGACCTTCGGCGGCGAGGACATCGGCTGGGAGGGCGCGCTCGCCACCATCGTCGAAGACCCCGCGTCGAGCGTGTTCGTCGTGCTCTACGACGTGACCCGCGAGGACGAGGAGAACCTCGACCGCTGGGAAGGCTCGGAGCTGGGCTTCCACAAGAAGATCCGCTGCCGGGTGCACCGCACCGCTTCCGACACCGACTTCGAACCCGTGCTGGCGTGGCTCTACGTCGTCGACGCCTGGGAAGGTGGGCTGCCGTCGGCGCGCTACCTCGGCGTGGTGGCCGACGCCGCCGAGATCGCCGGTGCCCCAGCCGAATACGTGCACGACCTGCGGACCCGGCCGGCGCGCAACATCGGCCCGGGCACCAGCGACTGA
- a CDS encoding amidohydrolase — protein MSVLPHAAARWLSAHFDDLVEWRRHIHMHPELGRQEFATTQFVASRLADAGLNPKVLPGGTGLTCDFGPEHGPRIALRADMDALPMDDRSGAPYASLVPNVAHACGHDAHTAILLGTALALASVPELPVGVRLIFQAAEELMPGGAIDAIAAGALTGVSRIFALHCDPRLAVGKVAVRAGPITSAADQLEVTLHSPGGHTSRPHLTGDLVYGLGTLITGVPGVLSRRIDPRNSTVMVWGAVNAGVAANAIPQTGTLAGTIRTASRDTWVTLESIMREIISSLLAPLAIEHTVQYRRGVPPVVNEEISTRILTHAIETVGPDVLADTRQSGGGEDFSWYLEEVPGAMARLGVWTGRGPQLDLHQPTFDLDERALAVGVRVLVNIIDQAAAI, from the coding sequence ATGAGCGTGCTGCCCCACGCCGCCGCCCGGTGGCTGTCGGCCCACTTCGACGATCTCGTCGAATGGCGCCGCCACATCCACATGCACCCCGAACTCGGGCGCCAGGAGTTCGCCACCACCCAGTTCGTGGCCTCGCGGCTGGCCGACGCGGGCCTCAACCCGAAGGTGCTGCCCGGCGGCACCGGGCTGACCTGCGATTTCGGCCCCGAGCACGGTCCGCGCATCGCGTTGCGCGCCGACATGGACGCGCTGCCGATGGACGACCGCAGTGGCGCGCCGTACGCCTCGCTGGTGCCCAACGTCGCGCACGCCTGCGGGCACGACGCGCACACCGCGATCCTGCTGGGTACGGCGCTGGCGCTGGCGTCGGTGCCCGAACTGCCGGTCGGGGTGCGGCTGATCTTCCAGGCCGCCGAGGAGCTGATGCCCGGCGGCGCGATCGACGCGATCGCCGCGGGCGCGCTGACCGGGGTGTCGCGGATCTTCGCGCTGCACTGCGATCCGCGGTTGGCCGTCGGCAAGGTGGCGGTGCGCGCCGGGCCGATCACCTCGGCGGCCGACCAGCTCGAGGTGACGCTGCACTCGCCGGGCGGTCACACGTCGCGGCCCCATCTGACCGGAGACCTGGTGTACGGGCTCGGCACACTGATCACCGGGGTGCCGGGCGTGCTGTCGCGGCGCATCGACCCGCGCAACAGCACCGTGATGGTGTGGGGCGCGGTCAACGCCGGCGTCGCCGCCAACGCGATCCCGCAGACCGGCACCCTGGCCGGCACCATCCGCACCGCGAGCCGCGACACCTGGGTGACGCTGGAATCGATCATGCGCGAGATCATTTCGTCGCTGTTGGCGCCGCTGGCCATCGAGCACACAGTGCAATATCGGCGCGGGGTGCCGCCGGTGGTCAACGAGGAGATCTCGACGCGGATCCTGACCCACGCCATCGAGACCGTCGGGCCCGACGTGCTGGCCGATACCCGCCAATCCGGTGGCGGCGAGGATTTTTCGTGGTACCTCGAGGAGGTGCCCGGCGCGATGGCGCGGCTGGGCGTGTGGACCGGGCGCGGCCCGCAGCTGGATCTGCACCAGCCGACGTTCGACCTCGACGAGCGGGCGCTGGCGGTCGGGGTGCGGGTGCTGGTCAACATCATCGACCAGGCGGCCGCGATCTAG
- a CDS encoding M20 family metallopeptidase, with translation MPTLTAPEAVEAAVHRRRGDLVELSHSIHAEPELAFAEHRSCAKTQKLAAEYGFEITAAPGGLDTAFRAVYGSGPLVVGVCAEYDALPGLGHACGHNIIAASAVGAALALADVADELGLTVVLLGTPAEEAGGGKVLLLNAGTFDDIAVSVMLHPGPLDIAAARSLALSQVAVRYEGREAHAAVAPYLGVNAVDAITVAQVAIGLLRQQMAPGQMAHGIVTDGGQATNVIPARAEMQYTMRANDAASLRELEKRMADCFLAGAVATGCGHEVSETEPSYHELTPDRWLAEAFREEMQRVGRAPVGADLEAALPLGSTDMGNVTQVMPGIHPIVGIDAGGASVHQPAFAEAAAGPSADRAVVEGAIMLGRTVARLAETPAERDRVLDLQARRAS, from the coding sequence ATGCCCACACTCACCGCGCCGGAGGCCGTCGAGGCCGCCGTGCACCGACGCCGCGGTGACCTGGTCGAGCTGTCGCATTCGATCCACGCCGAACCCGAACTCGCCTTCGCCGAACACCGCAGCTGCGCCAAGACCCAGAAGCTGGCCGCCGAGTACGGGTTCGAGATCACCGCGGCGCCCGGCGGGCTGGACACCGCGTTCCGCGCGGTCTACGGCAGCGGCCCGCTCGTCGTCGGGGTGTGCGCCGAGTACGACGCGCTGCCCGGCCTCGGGCACGCGTGCGGGCACAACATCATCGCGGCCTCCGCGGTCGGCGCCGCCTTGGCGCTGGCCGACGTCGCCGACGAGTTGGGGCTGACCGTCGTGCTGCTCGGCACCCCGGCCGAGGAGGCCGGCGGCGGAAAGGTGTTGCTGCTCAACGCCGGAACGTTCGACGACATCGCCGTCTCGGTGATGCTGCATCCCGGCCCGCTCGACATCGCCGCCGCGCGGTCGCTGGCGCTGTCGCAGGTGGCCGTGCGCTACGAGGGCCGGGAGGCGCACGCGGCCGTCGCGCCGTATCTCGGCGTCAACGCCGTCGACGCGATCACGGTGGCGCAGGTGGCGATCGGTCTGCTGCGCCAGCAGATGGCGCCGGGGCAGATGGCGCACGGCATCGTCACCGACGGCGGCCAGGCCACCAACGTGATTCCCGCGCGCGCCGAGATGCAGTACACGATGCGCGCCAACGACGCGGCGTCGCTGCGTGAACTCGAGAAGCGGATGGCGGACTGTTTCCTGGCGGGTGCGGTGGCCACCGGCTGCGGTCACGAGGTGAGCGAGACCGAACCGAGCTATCACGAGCTGACCCCCGACCGGTGGCTGGCCGAGGCGTTCCGCGAAGAGATGCAGCGGGTCGGGCGCGCGCCGGTGGGCGCCGACCTGGAAGCCGCGCTGCCGCTGGGCAGCACCGACATGGGCAACGTCACGCAGGTGATGCCCGGCATCCATCCGATCGTCGGGATCGACGCGGGCGGTGCGTCGGTGCATCAGCCGGCGTTCGCCGAGGCGGCCGCGGGACCCAGCGCGGACCGGGCCGTCGTCGAGGGCGCGATCATGCTGGGCCGCACGGTCGCGCGGTTGGCCGAGACGCCTGCCGAACGCGACCGCGTGCTGGACCTGCAGGCGAGGCGGGCGTCATGA
- a CDS encoding purine-nucleoside phosphorylase has protein sequence MTAPEISAAAQAIAERTGTDRHDVAVVLGSGWAPAVDRLGDAVAVVPVAELPGFSPPSAQGHGGQLVSMRIAEHRVLVFVGRIHAYEGHDLAHVVHSVRAACATGVHTVVLTNAAGGLREDYTVGQPVLISDQLNLTGRSPLVGPRFVDMVDAYAPRLRDLAREIDPALADGVYAGLPGPQYETPAEIRMLRTLGADLVGMSTVHEAIAAREAGAQVLGISLVTNLAAGMTGQPLNHEEVLEAGRQSATRMGSLLAGVIGRL, from the coding sequence GTGACCGCTCCGGAGATCAGCGCAGCCGCGCAGGCGATCGCCGAGCGCACCGGCACCGACCGGCACGACGTCGCGGTCGTCCTCGGCTCGGGATGGGCGCCGGCCGTCGACCGGTTGGGTGACGCGGTCGCGGTGGTCCCGGTCGCGGAGTTGCCCGGCTTCTCCCCGCCGTCCGCGCAGGGACACGGCGGTCAGCTGGTCTCGATGCGCATCGCCGAGCACCGGGTGCTGGTGTTCGTCGGCCGCATCCACGCCTATGAGGGGCACGACCTGGCCCACGTCGTGCATTCCGTGCGCGCGGCCTGCGCAACCGGCGTGCACACGGTGGTGCTGACCAACGCGGCCGGTGGGCTGCGGGAGGACTACACGGTCGGCCAACCGGTGCTGATCAGCGATCAGCTCAACCTGACAGGCCGCTCACCGCTGGTCGGGCCACGGTTCGTCGACATGGTCGACGCCTACGCCCCGCGGCTGCGCGACCTGGCCCGCGAGATCGACCCGGCGCTGGCCGACGGTGTGTACGCCGGGCTGCCCGGGCCGCAGTACGAGACACCCGCCGAGATCCGGATGCTGCGCACGCTGGGCGCGGATCTGGTCGGGATGTCGACGGTGCACGAGGCGATCGCCGCGCGCGAGGCAGGAGCGCAGGTGCTGGGGATCTCGCTGGTGACCAATCTCGCGGCGGGCATGACCGGGCAGCCGCTGAACCACGAAGAGGTGCTGGAGGCGGGCCGTCAGTCGGCGACCCGGATGGGCTCCCTGCTCGCCGGCGTCATCGGGCGGCTCTGA
- a CDS encoding AbrB family transcriptional regulator: MVRKALKWSLLAVVTVAVTYPLTLLGVPSAALFAALVVGIALALTAWSPGPVPRVAGLGSQGVLGVYIGTMVHQDAVDALGPHWLIVIAVAVATLLLSVVCGALLAMHRDVTPLTGSLALVAGGASGLVAIARELGGDDRVVSVVQYLRVALVTASMPVVVTLVYHADRSRPATVTQTAGTQTDSAPWYLSVGMLIALVVVGAAVGKLVRLPGAGLLGPLALTVVLELTGLSFGLTVPVVLVQVGYAVIGWQAGLAFTRDSLRAVGRMLPTAIALIVVLGVVTAGLGVALARIAGLTPLEGYLATSPGGVYAVLATAVETGSNVTFVIAAQAVRILLMLFAAPLLARTMIRLARRRDRQSRPMTPASREPIRVAD; encoded by the coding sequence ATGGTCAGGAAAGCGCTGAAGTGGTCGCTGTTGGCGGTGGTGACGGTCGCCGTCACCTACCCGCTCACCCTGCTCGGCGTGCCCTCGGCGGCACTGTTCGCCGCGCTGGTGGTCGGAATAGCGCTGGCACTGACGGCGTGGTCACCCGGCCCGGTGCCGAGAGTGGCCGGGCTCGGGTCGCAGGGCGTGCTGGGTGTCTACATCGGCACGATGGTGCACCAGGACGCGGTCGACGCGCTCGGGCCGCACTGGCTGATCGTCATCGCCGTCGCGGTGGCGACGCTGTTGCTGAGCGTCGTGTGCGGAGCGCTGCTGGCGATGCACCGCGACGTCACCCCGCTGACCGGATCGCTGGCGCTCGTCGCGGGCGGCGCCTCGGGCCTGGTCGCGATCGCGCGTGAACTCGGCGGCGACGACCGCGTCGTCTCCGTCGTGCAGTACCTGCGGGTGGCGCTGGTGACCGCGTCGATGCCGGTGGTGGTCACGCTCGTCTACCACGCCGACCGGTCGCGACCCGCCACCGTGACCCAAACCGCTGGGACGCAAACCGATTCCGCACCTTGGTATCTCAGCGTCGGCATGCTGATCGCGCTCGTGGTCGTCGGCGCGGCCGTCGGCAAGCTGGTCCGGCTGCCCGGCGCGGGCCTGCTCGGCCCGCTGGCGCTGACCGTCGTGCTGGAGTTGACCGGACTGTCGTTCGGGCTGACCGTGCCGGTGGTGCTGGTGCAGGTCGGCTACGCGGTGATCGGTTGGCAGGCCGGGCTGGCGTTCACCCGCGACTCGCTGCGTGCGGTCGGGCGCATGCTGCCGACGGCGATCGCGTTGATCGTCGTCCTCGGTGTGGTGACCGCCGGGCTGGGCGTGGCGCTCGCACGCATCGCCGGGCTGACCCCGCTCGAGGGCTACCTGGCGACCAGCCCCGGCGGGGTGTACGCGGTGCTGGCCACCGCCGTCGAGACCGGCTCCAACGTCACGTTCGTCATCGCCGCCCAGGCGGTGCGCATCCTGCTGATGTTGTTCGCGGCGCCGCTGCTGGCGCGCACGATGATCCGGCTGGCCCGCCGGCGCGACCGTCAGAGCCGCCCGATGACGCCGGCGAGCAGGGAGCCCATCCGGGTCGCCGACTGA
- a CDS encoding MarR family winged helix-turn-helix transcriptional regulator has product MERAVNSRSAATELRESMMAVTRQMRRHRPDHGLTLSQMELLGEISRAGTTTPAELGARLQVRVQSLTDGINELLGRDLIVRRPDETDRRRQLIELTAAGRDLLDADRAERDAWLHATMRDNLSQLEFDLLMLVAPVLRKLAYAESKVGTLTA; this is encoded by the coding sequence ATGGAGCGTGCTGTGAACTCGAGGTCGGCCGCCACCGAACTGCGGGAGTCGATGATGGCGGTGACCCGTCAGATGCGACGGCACCGGCCCGACCACGGCCTGACCCTGAGCCAGATGGAACTGCTCGGCGAGATCAGCCGCGCCGGAACCACCACCCCGGCCGAACTCGGCGCGCGGCTGCAGGTGCGGGTCCAGTCGCTCACCGACGGGATCAACGAACTGCTCGGCCGCGACCTGATCGTGCGCAGGCCCGACGAAACCGACCGGCGCCGCCAGCTCATCGAACTCACCGCCGCCGGCCGCGACCTGCTCGACGCCGACCGCGCCGAGCGTGACGCCTGGCTGCACGCGACGATGCGCGACAACCTGTCCCAGCTCGAATTCGACCTGCTGATGCTCGTCGCTCCGGTCTTACGCAAGCTGGCTTATGCGGAGTCGAAAGTGGGCACACTGACGGCATGA
- a CDS encoding phospho-sugar mutase has product MTVSRATTTAQEWISHDPDPKTAAELLECSEEELEARFAQPLTFGTAGLRGPLRGGPSGMNLAVVLRATWAVAKVLKDRGLDGQDVVVGRDARHGSDDFALAAAEVLAAQGFPVTLFLTAVPTPVVAFAVRNVPAAAGIQITASHNPPSDNGFKVYFGGGFPIISPTDREIEQAMADAPPADEIPRHPVQPGGVGEIQRYVERAATIRHTHGAVRVALTPLHGVGGEFALDALVRAGFNDVHVVEDQFAPDADFPTVESPNPEDPAAVEAVLKLAAEVDAEVAIALDPDADRCAVGVPTSDGWRMLTGDETGWLLGDYILSQFEPGPVTEHTVVSSSLVSSRMLAAIAAEHGARHVETPTGFKWLSRADTDLPGCTLVYAYEEAIGHCVDPSAVRDKDGISAAVLVCDLIAALRDRGHTLLDALDDLARRHGVHDTTVVSRTVEDAHEATAVMTRLRETPPDTLAGYSVTATDLLGDGTDAVVLSGGDDGVSVRVVVRPSGTEPKVKSYIEVHCADVNDLDGARAKARQVRTELADVAARL; this is encoded by the coding sequence ATGACTGTGTCGCGAGCCACAACGACTGCACAGGAGTGGATCTCACACGACCCCGATCCCAAAACCGCCGCCGAACTGCTCGAGTGCTCCGAAGAGGAACTCGAGGCACGGTTCGCCCAGCCGCTGACATTCGGCACTGCCGGATTGCGCGGGCCGCTGCGGGGCGGGCCCAGCGGCATGAACTTGGCAGTCGTGTTGCGGGCGACCTGGGCGGTGGCCAAGGTGCTCAAGGACCGCGGCCTCGACGGCCAGGACGTCGTGGTCGGCCGCGACGCCCGCCACGGGTCCGACGACTTCGCGTTGGCGGCCGCCGAAGTGCTTGCTGCGCAGGGCTTCCCGGTGACACTGTTCTTGACGGCCGTGCCGACGCCGGTCGTCGCCTTCGCGGTGCGCAATGTGCCCGCGGCAGCGGGGATCCAGATCACCGCCTCGCACAACCCGCCGTCGGACAACGGGTTCAAGGTGTACTTCGGCGGCGGCTTCCCGATCATCTCGCCCACCGACCGCGAGATCGAACAGGCGATGGCCGACGCGCCACCCGCTGACGAGATCCCGCGCCACCCGGTGCAACCCGGCGGTGTCGGCGAGATACAGCGCTACGTCGAACGCGCCGCCACCATCCGGCACACCCACGGCGCGGTGCGCGTGGCGCTGACCCCGCTGCACGGCGTCGGCGGTGAGTTCGCGCTCGACGCCCTGGTGCGCGCCGGCTTCAACGACGTGCACGTCGTCGAGGACCAGTTCGCTCCGGACGCCGACTTCCCCACGGTCGAGTCGCCGAACCCGGAGGATCCCGCCGCGGTCGAGGCGGTGCTCAAACTCGCGGCCGAGGTGGACGCCGAGGTCGCGATCGCGCTGGACCCCGACGCCGACCGGTGCGCGGTCGGCGTCCCGACCTCCGACGGCTGGCGCATGCTGACCGGCGACGAAACCGGTTGGCTGCTGGGCGATTACATCCTGTCGCAGTTCGAGCCGGGCCCGGTCACCGAGCACACGGTGGTGTCCAGTTCGCTGGTGTCCTCACGCATGCTGGCCGCGATCGCCGCGGAACACGGCGCGCGGCACGTCGAGACCCCCACCGGCTTCAAGTGGCTGTCACGCGCGGACACCGACCTGCCCGGGTGCACGCTGGTGTACGCCTACGAGGAGGCGATCGGTCACTGCGTCGACCCGTCGGCCGTGCGCGACAAGGACGGCATCAGCGCCGCGGTGCTGGTGTGCGACCTGATCGCGGCGCTGCGCGACCGCGGGCACACACTGCTCGACGCGCTCGACGACCTGGCCCGCCGCCACGGTGTGCACGACACGACGGTGGTGTCACGCACCGTCGAGGACGCCCACGAGGCGACCGCGGTGATGACGCGGCTGCGCGAGACACCGCCGGACACGCTGGCCGGATATTCGGTGACGGCGACGGATCTGCTGGGCGACGGGACCGACGCGGTGGTGCTGTCGGGCGGCGACGACGGCGTCTCGGTGCGGGTCGTGGTGCGCCCGTCGGGAACCGAGCCGAAGGTGAAGTCTTACATCGAAGTTCACTGCGCCGACGTCAACGACCTCGACGGCGCGCGGGCCAAGGCGCGTCAGGTCCGCACCGAACTCGCCGACGTCGCCGCCCGGCTCTAA
- the upp gene encoding uracil phosphoribosyltransferase produces the protein MDVRVVDHPLAAARLTTLRDASTDNAAFRAALRDLTLMLVYEATRDAAVETTRVRTPLAETDGCRLGNPPLLVPVLRAGLGMVDQAHALIPEARVGFVGVARNEETHEPTPYLESLPDDLSTQPVFVLDPMLATGGSMAHTIELLHCRKAVDITAICVVVAPEGLAALEQAAPDIRLITATIDDHLNEAAYIVPGLGDAGDRQFGPR, from the coding sequence ATGGATGTGCGCGTCGTCGATCACCCGCTGGCGGCCGCACGACTGACCACGCTGCGCGACGCGAGCACCGACAACGCGGCGTTCCGCGCCGCGCTGCGCGACCTGACGCTGATGCTGGTGTACGAGGCCACCCGCGACGCCGCCGTCGAGACCACCCGCGTGCGCACCCCGCTGGCCGAGACCGACGGCTGCCGGCTGGGCAACCCGCCGCTGTTGGTGCCGGTGCTGCGCGCCGGGCTCGGCATGGTCGACCAGGCCCACGCGCTGATCCCCGAGGCGCGCGTCGGGTTCGTCGGGGTGGCCCGCAACGAGGAGACCCACGAGCCGACCCCCTACCTCGAATCGTTGCCCGACGACTTGAGCACGCAGCCGGTCTTCGTGCTCGACCCGATGCTGGCGACGGGCGGCTCGATGGCGCACACCATCGAATTGCTGCACTGCCGCAAGGCCGTCGACATCACCGCGATCTGCGTCGTCGTCGCACCGGAGGGGCTGGCCGCGCTGGAGCAGGCGGCGCCCGACATCCGGCTCATCACCGCGACCATCGACGACCACCTCAACGAGGCCGCCTACATCGTGCCGGGTCTCGGCGACGCCGGCGACCGCCAGTTCGGCCCGCGTTAG